The window GGAGGAACAGGCCGCGCAGGCGGAATGGAGCCTGTCCCAGCCGGAATGGGCGCCCGAGGCGGCGGCCCCCGAGGCGCGGCCGGACGCGGCCGTTGCGGAGGCGGGCGGCGAGGCTGCCCAGCCGGAGCAGAAGGAGAAGCGCAAGCGCAGCCGCTCCAGCCGGGGACGCGGCCGGGGCCGGGGAGCCAAGGCCAAGGAGGCCGGAGCCGCCCAGGACGCGGCCGAGAAGACCAGCGAATCCGCCGGTGAGCCCGCGCCGGAACAGGCCGAGACGGCGGAGCCGGGCGCGGAGGCCGCGAAGCCCGAACCCGCGAAGGCGGCGGAGAAGCCCGCCAAACCGGCCAAGCCCGCCAAGGCCGCCAAGCCCGCGCCCGAGGAGGACGAGGACAAGGCCGACCGGAAGAAGAAGCGCCAGAAGATGTTCATCAGCGTCCTGCCGGGCGAGCAGATGGAAGTGGTGGTGGCCGAGGAGGGCAACGTCCTCGAATACTACGTGGAGATGCACCACCTGGCCCGGACCAAGGGCAACATCTACAAGGGCGTGATCCACAACGTGGACCCCAACCTTCAGGCCGCGTTCATCAACTATGGCGCGGAGCGCAACGGCTTCCTCCAGATCGACGAGATCCACCCCGAATACTTCCAGTACCAGACCGGCTACGCCCTGAAGAAGGGCCAGCGCTACCCGCTGATCCAGAAGGTGCTCAAGCCCGGCCAGGAAATGCTCGTGCAGGTGGTCAAGGAACCCACGGGCAAGAAGGGCGCGTTCCTCTCCACCTATCTTTCCCTGCCTGGGCGGCACTTCGTCTTCTCCATCGGCAACGACCAGTCCGGGGTTTCGCGCAAGATCGAGGATGAGAAGGAACGCGCGCGGCTCAAGGAGGTCATCGACGGCCTGAACCTGCCCGAGGGCGTGGGGCTCATCGCCCGCACCGCCGGGGTGGGCCAGAGCAAGACCGAGCTGACCCGCGACTACAAGTATCTGGGCCGCCTCTGGGCCGATATCCGCAAGAAGGCCCAGGAGGCCCCCACGCCCAGCCTGGTCTACGCCGAGCTGGACCTGGCCTCGCGGGCCGTGCGCGACTACCTGACCGCCGACGTGTCCGAGGTCTGGGTGGACGATGCCGAGACCGCCGAACACATCAAGGAATACGCCGGGCTGGCCTTCCCGCGCAGCGCGGGCATGGTCAAGCTCTACTCCGACGCCGAGCGCTCGCTCTGGGAGCGCTTCAACCTCTCGCGCCAGATCGATCAGATCTACTCCCGCGAGGTGGTCCTGCCCTCGGGCGGGCGCATCGTCATCGACCCCACCGAGGCGCTCACGGCCGTGGACATCAACTCCGGCAAGATCGGCGGGGCCGGAACCTTCCAGAAGATGGCCCTGACCACGAACATGGAGGCCGCCGAGGCCGTGGCCCAGCAGTTGCGGCTGCGCGACATCGGCGGGCAGATCGTCATCGACTTCATCGAGATGAAGGATCCCAAGCACTGCCGCGAGGTCGAGAAGGTCATGAAGAACGCCCTGAAGACCGACCGCGCGCGCACGGACGTGGGGCGCATCTCGGCTTTCGGGCTCATGGAGGTGGTGCGCCAGCGCCTGGGCTCCTCGGCCCTCTCGGTGTCCACCGAGCCCTGCCCCTGCTGCGAGGGTTCGGGCCTGCGCCGCAACATGGAGTGGCAGTCGCTTTCGGCCATCAAGGAAATCTACCGCCTGCTGCGCCGCCCCAACTGCCCGGACCCGCTCCTTTACGCCTGCACCAAGGAGCTGGCCCTGTACCTGCTGAACCACAAGCGCGAGAAGCTGGCCGAACTGGGCAAGCGCTTCGACACCGACGTGCACGTGGAAGTCCTGGAATAGCGGGGGAGGGGGGCGTGCGCTGCTTCCTGGGCCTGCCCCTGCCCGGAGCCTGGCGCGACGGCCTCCGGGAGCTGACCGCCGAACTGCGGCCGGGACTGCGTTCGCGCCTGTCCTGGACCCGGCCGGAGAACTGGCACCTGACCCTGAAGTTCCTGGGCGAGGTGGAGCCGGACCGGCTGCCGGACCTGAAGGCGGCCCTCGGCGGAATTTTCTTCGCCCCCTTCACCCTGCGCGCGGGCGACCCCGGGTTCTTCCCGGACACCCGGCGACCCCGGGTGTTCTGGCTCGGGCTTTCGGCGGGCGCGGCCGAGGCGGCGGCCCTGGCCCGGAGCGTGGACGCGGCCCTGACGCCGCTGGGCTTCGAGCCCGAGGCCCGGCCCTTTTCCGCCCACCTGACCATCTGCCGCGTCAAGGAACCCGACCCGGACGACTGGGCGGCCCTGGCGGAACGCGCAAAAAAGCGGCCCTTCCCGGATGCCCGGGCGGACCGTTTCGTGCTCTGGCAAAGCGTCCTGGGAGCGCAGGGACCGACCTACCGCGCGCTGGCGGAATACGCGGCCCGTTGAGGGGCCA is drawn from Desulfovibrio aminophilus DSM 12254 and contains these coding sequences:
- a CDS encoding Rne/Rng family ribonuclease; the encoded protein is MFISVLPGEQMEVVVAEEGNVLEYYVEMHHLARTKGNIYKGVIHNVDPNLQAAFINYGAERNGFLQIDEIHPEYFQYQTGYALKKGQRYPLIQKVLKPGQEMLVQVVKEPTGKKGAFLSTYLSLPGRHFVFSIGNDQSGVSRKIEDEKERARLKEVIDGLNLPEGVGLIARTAGVGQSKTELTRDYKYLGRLWADIRKKAQEAPTPSLVYAELDLASRAVRDYLTADVSEVWVDDAETAEHIKEYAGLAFPRSAGMVKLYSDAERSLWERFNLSRQIDQIYSREVVLPSGGRIVIDPTEALTAVDINSGKIGGAGTFQKMALTTNMEAAEAVAQQLRLRDIGGQIVIDFIEMKDPKHCREVEKVMKNALKTDRARTDVGRISAFGLMEVVRQRLGSSALSVSTEPCPCCEGSGLRRNMEWQSLSAIKEIYRLLRRPNCPDPLLYACTKELALYLLNHKREKLAELGKRFDTDVHVEVLE
- the thpR gene encoding RNA 2',3'-cyclic phosphodiesterase; its protein translation is MRCFLGLPLPGAWRDGLRELTAELRPGLRSRLSWTRPENWHLTLKFLGEVEPDRLPDLKAALGGIFFAPFTLRAGDPGFFPDTRRPRVFWLGLSAGAAEAAALARSVDAALTPLGFEPEARPFSAHLTICRVKEPDPDDWAALAERAKKRPFPDARADRFVLWQSVLGAQGPTYRALAEYAAR